The Natrinema caseinilyticum genomic sequence GGGATTGATCACCGCTTCCCGTTCGCCCCTTCGGAACTGCCTCCCGTCGGCCAGTTCATCCTCGCCGATGTACGACGGGCCCGAGGCGATCAGTCCGTTGCCCTGCGCGACGGTCTCGTCGCCGTCCGAAAGCGCCTGCGTCTGTATCGTCGCGTATCCGTAGGCCGCCTCGACGTCGTCTAAGTCCTCGACGTTCTCGAGGTCCGCCTGCGTGAAGACGGGTTGGGCACCTGCGAGCGGGCCGCCCTCCGTGTCGGGTTCGGCCGCCCACCCGTAGAGGCTTCGCTGGTCGTCGGGGCTGATGTCGCCGATGATTCCCGCCTGCAGACTCGCACCGAGACTGACGAACGCGATGACCGCAGCGATCCCGATCACGATCCCGAGCGTCGTCAACGACGACCTGAGTTTGTGACCGCGAATGGACCGCCAGGCGAGGCGAAGACTCTCGAGCGGATTCATTCGGTATCAGCCCCCGCCTCTCCCGCCGCCGAGTCCGGCCGCGACGCGCCGTTCGTACCGCCTCCATCGAGTTCCTCGATCCATTCGATCTTCCCGTCGAGGAGATGGACGATCCGATCGGCTCGCTCGGCCACGTGACGCTCGTGGGTGACGACGAGCATCGTCGTCCCGGCGTCGTGAAACTCGTCGAAGAGATCGAGAATCTCGGATTCGGTATCGGTGTCGAGGTTTCCCGACGGTTCGTCGGCCAGCACGATCGCCGGGTCGTTGACCAGCGCTCGCGCCAGCGCGACACGCTGGCGCTGTCCGCCCGACAGTTCGTTCGGCAGGTGATCCGCCCGATCTGTCAGTCCCACGCGCTCCAAGAGGTCCCGCGC encodes the following:
- a CDS encoding ABC transporter ATP-binding protein, whose product is MATSGTAVSLSNVRKTYRVGKPVHALDGVSLEVPQGSYTAIMGPSGSGKSTLMNLVGCLDTPTEGTVVVGGRDVGALGDRERTTLRGTEVGFVFQTFNLMPRLNALENVALPQLFQNVDRTARLDRARDLLERVGLTDRADHLPNELSGGQRQRVALARALVNDPAIVLADEPSGNLDTDTESEILDLFDEFHDAGTTMLVVTHERHVAERADRIVHLLDGKIEWIEELDGGGTNGASRPDSAAGEAGADTE